Proteins encoded in a region of the Paenibacillus sp. E222 genome:
- a CDS encoding helix-turn-helix domain-containing protein, with product MHNILLVDFNRHACGELQKLLGRYRSDYAIGDCVVSAQAALLALAEREFSVVLVNTGGCAAAGLWVCHYIRKKSQIPILFMGGVDHFRLVRKALAYQVSDYLPGPVRASALLNSLDQLKLRLDAEPAKRFPSTFKSPIHLEGKHLHSGQVIKIVKAYVRDHLSSDITLKKISDMLHFNCAYLGQKFKMEENISFNHYLMQQRMEKAKLLLISTNLRIYEIASEVGYTDTDWFYKKFRAYTGESPNVYRKQQTFTA from the coding sequence ATGCATAACATCTTGCTTGTGGATTTCAACCGCCATGCTTGCGGAGAATTACAGAAGCTGCTGGGGCGCTACAGATCCGATTATGCCATCGGAGATTGTGTAGTCTCTGCGCAAGCCGCTTTGCTGGCTTTGGCAGAGCGGGAATTTTCTGTCGTACTCGTGAACACGGGAGGATGTGCTGCTGCAGGTTTGTGGGTATGCCACTATATTCGAAAGAAAAGCCAGATTCCGATCCTTTTCATGGGCGGAGTGGATCATTTCAGGCTTGTACGCAAAGCTTTGGCGTATCAGGTCAGCGATTATTTGCCAGGCCCCGTCCGGGCCTCCGCCCTCCTCAACAGTCTGGATCAGCTCAAGCTCAGGCTGGACGCGGAGCCCGCGAAGAGATTTCCATCCACCTTCAAATCACCTATTCATCTGGAAGGTAAACATCTGCATTCCGGCCAGGTGATCAAGATTGTAAAAGCATATGTACGTGATCATCTGAGCAGTGACATTACACTGAAGAAGATTTCCGACATGCTTCATTTCAATTGTGCCTATCTTGGTCAAAAATTCAAAATGGAAGAGAACATATCCTTTAATCATTATTTAATGCAGCAGCGGATGGAAAAAGCCAAGCTTCTGTTGATATCCACCAATTTGCGGATTTACGAAATTGCCAGCGAGGTTGGATATACGGATACAGACTGGTTTTATAAAAAATTCAGAGCATATACCGGGGAAAGCCCCAATGTCTATCGAAAGCAACAAACGTTCACCGCATAG